A window of the Vibrio ostreae genome harbors these coding sequences:
- a CDS encoding sigma-54-dependent transcriptional regulator, translating to MAQSKVLIVEDDEGLREALVDTLALAGYEWLEADCAEDALLKLKTYPVDIVVSDVQMAGMGGLALLRNIKQHWPNLPVLLMTAYANIEDAVSAMKEGAIDYMAKPFAPEVLLNMVSRYAPVKSDDNGDAVVADEKSLKLLSLAEKVAKTDANVIVLGPSGSGKEVMSRYIHNASPRKAGPFVAINCAAIPDNMLEATLFGYEKGAFTGAVQACPGKFEQAQGGTILLDEISEMDLNLQAKLLRVLQEREVERLGSRKSIKLDVRVLATSNRDLKAYVQEKKFREDLYYRLNVFPIAWPALCERKGDIEPLAIHLVERHCKKLGLAVPAVSESAINKLLSYNWPGNVRELDNVIQRALILSDQDSIDQQHILLEGLDWQDASSLQSAVESGDVAAVEIKPVAEVDFAKSISASSGLGGELRDQEYAIIMDTLVECEGRRKEMAEKLGISPRTLRYKLAKMRDAGIDIPG from the coding sequence ATGGCTCAAAGTAAAGTCTTAATCGTTGAAGATGATGAAGGTCTACGCGAAGCACTGGTAGACACTCTGGCATTAGCGGGCTACGAATGGCTTGAAGCCGATTGTGCCGAGGATGCGTTGTTGAAACTGAAAACCTATCCGGTTGATATTGTGGTCTCTGACGTGCAAATGGCCGGAATGGGCGGCCTGGCCCTGCTGCGTAACATCAAACAGCATTGGCCGAATCTTCCGGTGCTGCTGATGACCGCGTATGCCAATATTGAAGATGCAGTGTCGGCGATGAAGGAAGGGGCGATTGATTATATGGCCAAACCTTTCGCACCTGAGGTGTTGCTTAACATGGTCAGCCGTTACGCTCCGGTGAAATCGGATGACAATGGTGATGCTGTGGTCGCGGACGAAAAAAGCCTTAAGTTGCTGAGCCTGGCAGAAAAAGTCGCGAAAACCGACGCGAATGTCATAGTTCTGGGGCCAAGTGGTTCCGGTAAAGAAGTGATGTCCCGTTATATCCATAATGCGTCACCGCGTAAAGCCGGCCCGTTTGTTGCCATCAACTGTGCTGCGATTCCGGACAACATGCTGGAAGCAACCCTGTTTGGTTACGAGAAAGGGGCATTTACCGGTGCGGTTCAGGCTTGTCCGGGCAAATTTGAGCAGGCTCAGGGCGGTACTATTTTGCTCGATGAGATCAGCGAAATGGATCTTAACCTGCAGGCCAAACTACTGCGTGTGCTGCAGGAGCGTGAAGTGGAACGGCTGGGCAGCCGCAAGAGCATCAAACTGGATGTGCGTGTACTGGCAACCAGTAACCGTGATCTTAAAGCTTACGTGCAAGAGAAAAAATTCCGCGAAGACCTTTATTATCGTCTCAATGTTTTCCCAATCGCCTGGCCGGCGCTGTGTGAGCGGAAAGGGGATATTGAACCGCTGGCCATCCATCTGGTTGAGCGTCACTGTAAAAAGCTTGGTCTGGCGGTTCCGGCAGTTTCTGAAAGTGCAATCAATAAGTTGCTGAGCTATAACTGGCCGGGTAACGTGCGCGAGCTGGATAACGTGATTCAGCGCGCTCTGATTCTGAGTGACCAGGACAGCATTGATCAGCAGCATATTTTGCTGGAAGGCCTCGACTGGCAGGATGCAAGCAGCTTGCAGAGTGCGGTGGAAAGCGGAGACGTGGCCGCGGTAGAGATTAAGCCGGTTGCCGAAGTCGACTTTGCCAAATCAATCAGCGCGAGCAGCGGTTTAGGCGGCGAACTGCGCGATCAGGAGTACGCCATCATCATGGATACCCTGGTGGAATGTGAAGGACGACGTAAAGAGATGGCCGAGAAGCTTGGTATCAGCCCGCGCACTTTGCGCTACAAACTGGCCAAAATGCGTGATGCCGGAATCGATATTCCGGGCTGA
- the fliE gene encoding flagellar hook-basal body complex protein FliE, whose product MRLDGLQSEMQAMMIEAGNSRPAATGQKVGADFGDMLAQAINNVNALQKSSGNLQTRFDRGDEGVSLSDVMIARNKSSVAFDATIQVRNKLVEAYKELMNMPV is encoded by the coding sequence ATGAGATTAGACGGCTTACAAAGCGAAATGCAGGCGATGATGATCGAAGCGGGTAACAGCCGCCCTGCAGCAACAGGACAAAAAGTTGGCGCTGATTTTGGCGATATGCTCGCTCAGGCCATCAATAATGTAAACGCTCTGCAAAAATCATCCGGTAATTTACAAACCCGTTTTGACCGTGGTGACGAGGGGGTTTCTCTGTCGGATGTGATGATCGCCCGCAACAAATCGAGTGTGGCTTTTGATGCCACGATCCAGGTACGCAATAAGTTGGTTGAAGCGTACAAAGAACTGATGAACATGCCAGTGTAA
- the fliF gene encoding flagellar basal-body MS-ring/collar protein FliF, with translation MAEDKQTTDLALSGSGGDQALLAGADLDGVAQNPDLDEKSSSKMDFAMGDLDLLRQIVLVLSISICVALIVMLFFWVKEPEMRPLGAYETEELIPVLDYLDQQKQDYKLDGNTILVPNSDYNSLKLNMVRAGLNQSREAGDDILLQDMGFGVSQRLEQERLKLSRERQLAKAIEEMRQVNKARVLLALPKQSVFVRHNQEASASVFLTLRTGSDLKQEEVDSIVDMVASAVPGMKPTRVTVTDQHGRLLSSGSQDPVSAARRKEQEQERKQEDNLREKIDSVLIPILGLGNYTAQVDVELDFSAIEQTRKSFDPNTPSTRSEYTLEDYNNSNTVAGVPGALSNQPPADASIPQDVAQMKDGSLMGQGSVHKEATRNFELDTTISHERKQTGVINRQTVAVAVKNRASVNPETGEVTYTPLSESELNSIRQILIGAVGFSENRGDLLNVLSMQFAEPEIEPLADVPIWENPNFSDWIRWLASALVIIVVVLVLVRPAMKKLLNPVAEDDEQLYGPDGLPIGADGETSLIGSDIEGGELFEFGSGIDLPNLHKDEDVLKAVRALVANEPELAAQVVKNWMQNA, from the coding sequence GTGGCTGAAGATAAGCAAACAACTGATTTGGCACTGTCCGGCTCTGGCGGAGATCAGGCCCTGCTTGCCGGCGCGGATCTTGACGGCGTGGCGCAGAATCCCGATCTGGATGAGAAAAGCTCATCCAAGATGGATTTTGCTATGGGTGATCTGGATCTGCTGCGTCAGATCGTGCTGGTTCTGTCCATTTCGATTTGTGTTGCTTTGATCGTGATGCTGTTTTTCTGGGTCAAAGAGCCGGAAATGCGGCCGCTTGGCGCCTATGAAACGGAAGAGTTGATTCCGGTGCTGGATTACCTGGATCAGCAAAAACAAGATTACAAACTGGATGGCAACACCATTTTGGTGCCGAACAGTGACTACAACAGCCTCAAACTGAACATGGTGCGCGCCGGCCTGAATCAATCCCGGGAAGCCGGTGATGATATCCTGTTGCAGGATATGGGGTTTGGGGTTTCCCAGCGTCTCGAGCAGGAACGTTTAAAACTGAGCCGGGAACGTCAGCTGGCCAAAGCGATCGAAGAGATGCGTCAGGTGAATAAAGCGCGTGTTCTGCTGGCACTGCCGAAACAGAGCGTATTCGTGCGTCATAACCAGGAAGCGTCCGCCTCAGTATTTTTGACCCTGCGTACCGGCTCCGACCTGAAACAAGAAGAAGTGGATTCGATTGTCGATATGGTCGCCAGTGCGGTACCGGGGATGAAACCGACCCGGGTCACGGTCACGGATCAACACGGTCGTCTGCTCAGCTCCGGTTCACAGGATCCGGTCTCTGCGGCACGCCGCAAAGAGCAGGAGCAGGAGCGCAAGCAGGAAGACAACCTGCGTGAGAAAATTGACTCGGTGCTGATCCCGATCCTTGGCCTGGGTAACTACACCGCTCAGGTGGATGTGGAACTGGATTTCAGCGCCATTGAACAAACGCGCAAAAGCTTTGACCCGAACACGCCATCGACCCGCAGTGAATATACACTGGAAGATTACAACAACAGTAATACGGTCGCGGGGGTTCCCGGCGCTCTAAGTAACCAGCCGCCGGCGGATGCCTCGATTCCGCAGGATGTCGCGCAAATGAAAGACGGCTCGCTGATGGGACAGGGTTCGGTGCATAAAGAAGCCACCCGCAACTTTGAGCTCGATACGACCATCAGCCATGAGCGTAAGCAGACGGGCGTAATTAACCGCCAAACCGTGGCCGTTGCGGTGAAAAACCGTGCCAGTGTTAATCCGGAGACCGGCGAAGTGACCTACACTCCGCTGAGTGAGAGTGAGCTAAACTCTATCCGACAGATTCTGATTGGTGCGGTGGGCTTCAGTGAAAATCGCGGTGACCTGCTCAATGTATTGAGTATGCAGTTTGCCGAGCCTGAAATAGAGCCGCTGGCCGATGTGCCAATTTGGGAGAACCCGAATTTCAGTGACTGGATTCGCTGGCTGGCGAGTGCACTGGTTATCATCGTTGTGGTGCTGGTGCTGGTTCGCCCGGCGATGAAAAAACTGCTCAACCCTGTAGCAGAAGACGACGAACAACTGTATGGCCCGGATGGCCTGCCTATCGGAGCGGATGGTGAAACCAGCCTGATTGGCAGCGACATTGAAGGCGGAGAACTGTTTGAGTTTGGTTCGGGGATTGACTTGCCGAATCTGCATAAGGATGAGGACGTGCTGAAAGCCGTACGTGCTCTGGTGGCCAACGAGCCGGAACTGGCGGCTCAAGTAGTGAAGAACTGGATGCAAAATGCCTGA
- the fliG gene encoding flagellar motor switch protein FliG, producing MPDEIVPRNAGGEVAETKIDIASIPGDERAAILLLSLNEEDAAGIIRHLEPKQVQRVGSAMARAKDLSQDKVSAVHRAFLEDIQKYTNIGMGSEDFMRNALVAALGADKANNLVDQILLGTGSKGLDSLKWMDPRQVASIIVNEHPQIQTIVLSYLEPDQSAEILAQFSERDRLDLMMRIANLEEVQPSALAELNEIMEKQFAGQAGAQAAKIGGLKAAADIMNYLDNNIEGALMDQMRDQDEDLATQIQDLMFVFENLVEVDDQGIQKLLRDVPQDVLQRALKGADDALRDKIFKNMSKRAAELMRDDLEAMPPIKVSDVEAAQKEILAIARRMADNGELMLSGGADEFL from the coding sequence ATGCCTGACGAAATCGTACCACGTAATGCCGGCGGTGAAGTGGCTGAAACCAAAATTGATATTGCCTCAATACCGGGTGATGAACGTGCAGCAATCCTGTTGCTGAGCCTGAATGAAGAAGATGCGGCCGGGATTATCCGCCATCTGGAACCCAAGCAAGTTCAGCGGGTCGGTAGTGCGATGGCGCGGGCTAAAGATCTGAGCCAGGATAAAGTCAGTGCGGTGCACCGTGCATTTCTGGAAGACATCCAGAAATACACCAATATCGGTATGGGTAGCGAAGACTTTATGCGTAATGCTCTGGTGGCAGCACTGGGAGCAGACAAGGCCAACAATCTGGTTGACCAGATTCTGCTCGGTACTGGTTCGAAAGGTCTCGATTCACTCAAATGGATGGATCCGCGTCAGGTTGCCAGCATTATTGTTAACGAGCACCCACAGATCCAGACCATTGTCTTGTCTTACCTTGAGCCGGATCAGTCGGCGGAGATACTGGCCCAGTTCTCCGAACGTGACCGTCTCGATTTGATGATGCGAATTGCCAACCTGGAAGAAGTTCAGCCATCCGCACTGGCGGAGCTGAACGAGATCATGGAGAAACAGTTTGCTGGTCAGGCTGGTGCGCAAGCGGCTAAGATTGGCGGCCTGAAAGCAGCGGCCGATATCATGAACTACCTCGACAATAACATCGAGGGAGCTCTGATGGATCAGATGCGCGACCAGGACGAAGATCTGGCTACTCAGATCCAGGATCTGATGTTTGTGTTCGAGAATCTGGTCGAAGTCGACGATCAGGGGATTCAGAAACTACTGCGCGATGTTCCGCAGGATGTGCTGCAACGTGCGCTTAAAGGTGCCGATGACGCGCTACGTGACAAGATCTTCAAGAACATGTCCAAGCGTGCTGCTGAACTGATGCGCGATGACCTGGAAGCGATGCCGCCGATCAAAGTGTCGGATGTCGAAGCGGCCCAGAAAGAGATTCTGGCCATCGCTCGTCGTATGGCGGATAACGGTGAACTGATGTTGTCCGGCGGCGCCGACGAGTTCCTGTAA
- the fliH gene encoding flagellar assembly protein FliH — MSGERKRGFIRLGSESEVAAEPPKKWGLPDYSAEQHKTARETAMNYDPSWMPNFDEPEEEEPVQLTEQDIELIKQAAYQEGLEQGKAEGYQQGFEQGKEAGYNAGHEEGLVAGQAEGIEAGQAVIEEHVNTFIGLANQFAQPLELMNAQVEKQLVDMVLTLVKEVVHVEAQTNPQVILDTVKGSVEALPVSGHAITLKLNPQDCEIIEQAYGEQQLQLRNWTLVSEPALNRGDVQIEAGESSVNYRMEERIRSVLQSFCGTNRHQQGNE, encoded by the coding sequence ATGTCTGGAGAAAGAAAACGCGGTTTTATTCGTTTAGGCTCAGAATCAGAAGTGGCCGCCGAACCGCCAAAAAAATGGGGTCTGCCTGATTACAGTGCTGAACAGCATAAAACGGCTCGGGAAACGGCGATGAACTACGACCCGAGCTGGATGCCGAATTTTGATGAGCCGGAAGAAGAAGAACCGGTGCAACTGACCGAGCAGGATATCGAGCTGATTAAGCAGGCCGCTTACCAGGAAGGTCTGGAACAGGGTAAAGCGGAAGGCTATCAGCAAGGTTTCGAGCAGGGCAAAGAAGCGGGCTATAACGCCGGCCATGAAGAAGGCTTAGTTGCGGGGCAGGCCGAAGGCATAGAAGCCGGGCAGGCGGTGATAGAAGAACACGTGAATACCTTTATTGGTCTTGCCAATCAGTTTGCCCAGCCGCTGGAGTTGATGAACGCCCAGGTTGAAAAGCAGCTGGTGGATATGGTGCTCACTTTGGTCAAAGAGGTGGTGCACGTAGAAGCGCAGACCAACCCGCAAGTGATACTGGATACAGTCAAAGGTTCGGTGGAGGCGCTGCCGGTTTCCGGCCACGCCATTACGTTAAAACTCAACCCGCAAGACTGCGAGATTATCGAACAGGCTTATGGTGAACAACAGTTGCAATTACGTAACTGGACGCTGGTGAGTGAACCGGCTCTCAATCGCGGCGATGTGCAGATTGAAGCCGGCGAATCGAGCGTCAACTATCGGATGGAAGAGCGCATCCGATCTGTATTGCAGAGTTTTTGTGGTACCAACCGTCATCAGCAAGGTAATGAATAA
- the fliI gene encoding flagellar protein export ATPase FliI encodes MLALAERLAQYKTQGLTSRPIASGKLVRVVGLTLEATGCRAPIGSLCRVETMSGEMEAEVVGFSGDSLFLMPSEQITGVLPGAKVTPLTEETGLAVGMELLGRVIDGVGNPLDGLGPIYTDQRASFNAQPINPLARKPISEPLDVGIKAINGLLTVGKGQRIGLFAGSGVGKSVTLGMMTRGTTAQVVVVGLIGERGREVKEFIEEILGVDGRQRSVVVAAPADSSPLMRLKGCQTALTIAEYFRDQGLDVLLLMDSLTRFAQAQREIALSVGEPPATKGYPPSVFAKLPALVERAGNGGPQQGSITAFFTVLTEGDDLQDPIADASRAILDGHIVLSREMADAGHYPAIDVEKSVSRVMPQITTDEHVLMSKAVRQVLSICRKNQDLVSIGAYKPGTDKAIDSAFTLKPRLDLYLQQAMKESVPYEMCVSMLKNVLSME; translated from the coding sequence ATGTTAGCGTTGGCAGAACGTCTTGCACAGTATAAAACCCAGGGGTTGACCAGTCGTCCGATTGCCTCTGGCAAACTGGTACGTGTGGTCGGACTCACCCTCGAAGCGACCGGCTGCCGCGCGCCAATTGGCAGCTTGTGCCGGGTCGAGACCATGTCCGGCGAGATGGAAGCCGAAGTGGTTGGTTTTTCCGGCGACAGTTTGTTTTTGATGCCAAGTGAACAAATAACCGGGGTTCTGCCCGGGGCAAAAGTGACCCCACTGACGGAAGAGACCGGACTGGCGGTCGGCATGGAACTGCTTGGCCGGGTGATTGATGGTGTGGGCAATCCGCTCGACGGACTTGGCCCGATTTATACCGACCAACGCGCCTCTTTCAACGCTCAGCCGATTAACCCGCTGGCACGCAAACCGATCAGTGAGCCGCTTGATGTGGGCATCAAGGCCATCAATGGCCTGCTCACGGTCGGTAAAGGACAGCGTATCGGTCTGTTTGCCGGTTCAGGTGTCGGTAAATCGGTCACGCTGGGCATGATGACCCGGGGCACGACAGCGCAGGTGGTCGTGGTCGGTCTGATTGGTGAACGGGGCCGCGAGGTTAAAGAATTTATTGAAGAGATCCTCGGGGTGGACGGACGCCAGCGTTCTGTGGTGGTCGCCGCGCCAGCGGACTCCTCTCCACTGATGCGGCTCAAGGGATGTCAGACGGCGCTCACGATTGCTGAATACTTTCGTGATCAGGGTCTGGATGTCCTGCTGCTGATGGACTCACTGACCCGTTTTGCTCAGGCGCAGCGGGAAATCGCGCTCTCGGTTGGTGAACCGCCAGCGACCAAGGGTTACCCGCCATCGGTGTTTGCCAAGCTGCCCGCGCTGGTGGAACGGGCCGGTAACGGCGGTCCGCAGCAAGGCTCGATTACCGCATTCTTTACTGTGCTGACCGAAGGCGATGATTTGCAGGACCCGATCGCCGATGCGTCACGGGCAATTCTGGATGGCCATATCGTGCTGTCACGGGAAATGGCCGATGCCGGCCATTATCCGGCGATCGACGTTGAGAAATCCGTCAGCCGGGTCATGCCACAAATTACGACAGATGAGCACGTGCTGATGTCCAAGGCGGTACGTCAGGTATTGTCTATTTGCCGTAAAAATCAGGATCTGGTGTCGATTGGTGCCTATAAGCCGGGCACTGACAAAGCGATCGACAGTGCCTTTACTCTCAAGCCGCGCCTGGATCTCTATCTGCAGCAAGCGATGAAAGAATCCGTCCCTTACGAGATGTGTGTCAGCATGCTGAAAAATGTGCTGAGCATGGAGTAA
- the fliJ gene encoding flagellar export protein FliJ — translation MDNALQFLLEQAKDNEDKAVLALNKARTELEGYYQQIRQIEQYRLEYCQQLVERGQSGLTASQYGHLNRFLTQLDETLAKQRDAEHHFKNQVVNCEQHWMAVHKQRRSYQWLIDKKQTEKQRAENKREQKLMDEFSTLSFNRRRPGSSLS, via the coding sequence ATGGATAACGCATTACAGTTTTTGCTGGAGCAGGCCAAAGATAACGAAGATAAAGCTGTCCTGGCGCTCAACAAGGCGCGCACTGAGCTGGAAGGTTATTATCAGCAAATCCGTCAGATTGAGCAGTATCGTCTGGAATACTGCCAGCAACTGGTTGAGCGTGGCCAGTCCGGGCTGACGGCCAGTCAATATGGTCACCTCAACCGCTTTCTGACTCAGTTGGATGAAACTCTGGCCAAGCAGCGCGATGCAGAACACCACTTTAAAAATCAGGTCGTCAATTGTGAGCAGCATTGGATGGCGGTACATAAACAGCGCCGATCTTACCAATGGCTGATCGATAAGAAGCAGACCGAAAAACAGCGCGCAGAAAATAAGCGCGAGCAGAAGCTGATGGATGAGTTTTCGACCCTCAGCTTTAACCGACGTCGTCCCGGTTCCAGTTTGAGCTGA
- the fliL gene encoding flagellar basal body-associated protein FliL — protein sequence MAVEELPDGAPKSKKKLMIIIIAAVVLLLGGGGAAFFLMGSDGSEQAQEESAEKVETVAEPVSYVNIAQPFVFNVSGDARERMVQIKVQLMVRGTENEDQARYHSPLVESTLLSTFASATVEQLRSATGRIDLRDQATDDIKAAMTKVVGKPVIERVLFTDFVMQ from the coding sequence ATGGCTGTTGAAGAATTACCTGATGGTGCCCCGAAAAGTAAAAAGAAACTGATGATCATCATCATTGCTGCTGTCGTATTGCTACTGGGCGGCGGTGGTGCGGCTTTCTTCCTGATGGGCTCAGATGGCAGCGAGCAGGCTCAGGAAGAAAGCGCTGAGAAAGTTGAAACTGTCGCTGAGCCGGTCTCTTACGTCAACATTGCCCAGCCGTTTGTGTTTAATGTCAGCGGTGATGCGCGTGAGCGTATGGTGCAAATTAAAGTGCAGCTCATGGTGCGTGGCACTGAAAACGAAGATCAGGCCCGTTACCATTCGCCGTTAGTTGAAAGCACGCTATTAAGTACCTTTGCTTCGGCTACGGTTGAGCAACTGCGCAGCGCCACTGGCCGTATTGACCTGCGCGACCAGGCGACAGACGATATCAAAGCAGCCATGACCAAAGTCGTCGGTAAGCCTGTGATTGAGCGGGTTCTGTTCACTGACTTTGTTATGCAGTAG
- the fliN gene encoding flagellar motor switch protein FliN has translation MSKSEDQKLADEWAAALGEDPNAPDVDVDEILAAPLDELKDSAQPISDDERRKLDTIMDIPVTISMEVGRSKISIRNLLQLNQGSVVELDRIAGESLDVMVNGTLIAHGEVVVVNDKFGIRLTDVISQTERIKKLR, from the coding sequence ATGTCAAAATCAGAAGATCAAAAGCTTGCAGACGAGTGGGCTGCGGCACTGGGGGAAGACCCGAATGCGCCAGACGTTGATGTCGATGAGATTCTGGCGGCGCCACTGGATGAGTTGAAAGATAGTGCTCAGCCTATTTCAGATGATGAGCGGCGCAAACTGGATACCATTATGGATATCCCGGTCACCATTTCGATGGAAGTGGGGCGCTCTAAGATCAGTATCCGAAACCTGCTGCAACTTAACCAGGGCTCGGTCGTCGAGCTGGATCGCATCGCCGGTGAATCGCTGGATGTCATGGTAAACGGCACTCTGATAGCCCATGGCGAGGTGGTGGTCGTGAATGATAAGTTTGGTATCCGTCTGACCGATGTGATCAGCCAGACTGAACGCATTAAGAAACTGAGATAG
- the fliO gene encoding flagellar biosynthetic protein FliO — MKKLISLALFSTPALAVENNQLDLATTLGSLIFVIALILAMAWMLKRMRVPAFGQQKGLSVIRQLAVGTKERVMIVQAGEEQFLIGVTAQSVQLISKLDKPLQPQETEAASFTNQLTQLLKKHDNKPSV; from the coding sequence ATGAAAAAGCTCATAAGCCTGGCGCTGTTTTCGACCCCGGCATTGGCGGTGGAGAATAATCAACTGGACCTGGCGACCACGCTGGGTTCTTTGATTTTTGTCATCGCGCTGATTCTGGCCATGGCCTGGATGCTCAAACGTATGCGGGTCCCCGCGTTTGGTCAGCAGAAAGGACTGAGTGTGATCAGGCAACTGGCCGTCGGAACCAAAGAGCGGGTGATGATAGTACAGGCGGGGGAAGAGCAGTTCCTGATAGGGGTAACCGCGCAATCTGTTCAACTGATCTCAAAACTGGACAAGCCACTCCAGCCACAGGAGACGGAAGCGGCTTCTTTTACTAATCAACTGACCCAGCTACTGAAAAAACATGATAATAAACCCTCTGTTTAA
- the fliP gene encoding flagellar type III secretion system pore protein FliP (The bacterial flagellar biogenesis protein FliP forms a type III secretion system (T3SS)-type pore required for flagellar assembly.) codes for MWLSALLFAPLASAQQELETPIPATAAGAENVTVSAMEREQGAARTMALGSSSGGGGIPAFTMTTTADGGEEYSVNLQILALMTMLGFLPAMVILMTSFTRIVVVMSILRQAMGLQQTPSNQVIIGIAVFLTFFIMSPVLNRINDQAVQPYLNEQITARQAFDLAQEPMKDFMLKQTRVKDLETFVNISGSEAQNPEDVSMAVLIPAFITSELKTAFQIGFMLFLPFLIIDLVVASVLMAMGMMMLSPMIVSLPFKLMLFVLVDGWNLILSTLAGSFAL; via the coding sequence ATGTGGTTGTCTGCACTGCTGTTTGCGCCGTTGGCCAGTGCACAGCAGGAACTGGAAACCCCCATCCCTGCCACCGCCGCCGGCGCTGAAAATGTGACGGTTTCGGCGATGGAACGCGAGCAGGGGGCGGCCCGGACGATGGCGCTGGGCTCAAGCAGTGGCGGCGGGGGCATTCCTGCCTTTACCATGACGACAACTGCCGATGGCGGCGAGGAATACTCGGTCAATCTGCAGATCCTGGCCCTGATGACCATGCTCGGCTTCTTGCCGGCCATGGTCATTCTGATGACCTCGTTTACCCGTATCGTCGTGGTAATGTCGATTCTGCGTCAGGCGATGGGGCTGCAGCAGACGCCGTCCAACCAGGTGATTATCGGCATTGCTGTGTTTCTGACCTTTTTTATCATGTCACCGGTTCTCAACCGCATTAATGACCAGGCCGTACAGCCTTACCTCAATGAACAGATCACCGCCCGGCAGGCTTTTGATTTGGCTCAGGAGCCGATGAAAGATTTTATGCTCAAGCAGACCCGGGTGAAAGATCTCGAGACCTTCGTCAATATTTCAGGATCTGAGGCGCAGAATCCTGAGGATGTCTCTATGGCCGTGCTGATCCCGGCTTTCATTACTTCTGAACTTAAAACGGCTTTCCAAATCGGCTTTATGCTGTTTTTGCCGTTCTTAATCATCGATTTGGTCGTTGCTTCGGTACTGATGGCGATGGGTATGATGATGTTGTCGCCGATGATTGTTTCGTTACCGTTTAAACTGATGCTGTTTGTGCTGGTGGATGGATGGAATCTGATTCTGTCAACCCTGGCGGGCAGTTTTGCCTTATAG
- the fliQ gene encoding flagellar biosynthesis protein FliQ has translation MTPEVFVELFRDALWMVLIMVCAIIVPSLLIGLVVAIFQAATSINEQTLSFLPRLIVTLLALMAFAHWMTQMLMEYFYSIVERLPQVLY, from the coding sequence ATGACACCAGAAGTCTTTGTCGAGCTGTTTCGTGATGCGCTGTGGATGGTCCTGATTATGGTCTGTGCCATCATAGTGCCGAGCCTGCTGATTGGTCTGGTGGTGGCGATATTTCAGGCCGCAACCTCCATTAACGAACAGACGCTGAGTTTTTTGCCGCGTCTTATCGTGACTTTGCTGGCACTGATGGCGTTTGCGCACTGGATGACGCAAATGCTGATGGAATACTTTTATTCCATCGTTGAGCGCCTGCCTCAGGTGCTGTATTAG
- the fliR gene encoding flagellar biosynthetic protein FliR — protein sequence MEYPASVVLDFIANYFWPYTRISAMLMVMSVTGARFVSTRIRLYLGLAITFAVMPAIPAVPADLQLLSFQGFMTTLEQLIIGVAMGMVTQFMVQTFVMLGQILGMQASLGFASMVDPANGQNTPLLGQLFMFLVTLFFLATDGHLKMIQLLVMSFKSLPIGSGSLTAVDFRELALWLGTMFKVALSMSLSGIIALLTVNLSFGVMTRAAPQLNIFSLGFAFALMVGLLLCWYIISGLYTHYDLYWNQGEQQVCSLIRLTC from the coding sequence ATGGAATATCCTGCCAGCGTCGTCCTCGATTTTATCGCCAACTATTTTTGGCCCTATACCCGCATTTCAGCCATGCTGATGGTGATGAGTGTCACCGGGGCGCGATTTGTTTCCACTCGTATCCGGCTTTATCTCGGTCTGGCGATTACCTTTGCCGTTATGCCCGCTATCCCAGCGGTTCCTGCTGATCTGCAACTGCTCTCTTTTCAGGGTTTTATGACCACGCTGGAGCAGTTGATCATCGGAGTGGCGATGGGTATGGTGACCCAGTTTATGGTACAGACCTTTGTGATGCTGGGCCAAATTCTCGGTATGCAGGCGAGTTTGGGTTTTGCTTCCATGGTCGATCCTGCCAACGGTCAGAATACGCCGCTGCTTGGTCAGCTGTTTATGTTTCTGGTTACCCTGTTTTTTCTTGCCACCGATGGACATCTGAAAATGATCCAGCTGCTGGTGATGAGTTTTAAAAGTCTGCCGATTGGCAGTGGATCGCTCACCGCGGTTGATTTTCGCGAGCTGGCGTTGTGGCTCGGGACCATGTTTAAAGTGGCCCTTAGTATGTCACTGTCAGGCATCATCGCTCTGCTGACGGTCAACTTATCCTTCGGGGTGATGACCCGCGCTGCGCCGCAGCTGAATATCTTTTCACTCGGTTTTGCCTTTGCGCTGATGGTCGGCTTGCTGCTGTGCTGGTATATCATCAGCGGGCTCTATACTCATTATGATCTGTACTGGAATCAGGGCGAACAGCAGGTGTGCAGCCTGATCCGGTTAACATGTTAA